One genomic window of Trichlorobacter lovleyi includes the following:
- a CDS encoding DoxX family protein, producing the protein MARGGFELSDAVAPLVIRIPLGLIFLAHGSQKLFGLFGGSGLTATFATFEQKLGVPPIFTLLAIIAEFGGGLGVLTGFLTRVSAAGIASVMAVAIYKVHWAHGFFLNANCVSGRGHGIEFTLALLGMAVYLMVAGGGKWCIDRLIFRA; encoded by the coding sequence ATGGCCAGAGGTGGTTTTGAACTGTCTGATGCCGTAGCACCGCTGGTCATCCGTATCCCGCTGGGGCTGATCTTTCTTGCCCATGGTTCGCAAAAGCTGTTCGGCCTGTTTGGCGGCAGCGGTCTGACGGCAACCTTTGCCACCTTTGAGCAGAAACTGGGGGTCCCGCCGATCTTTACCCTGCTGGCGATCATTGCCGAGTTTGGCGGTGGCCTGGGGGTGCTGACCGGGTTCCTGACCCGTGTGTCGGCAGCCGGTATCGCCTCGGTGATGGCGGTGGCGATCTATAAAGTACACTGGGCCCATGGTTTCTTTCTGAATGCCAATTGTGTCTCCGGACGCGGCCACGGTATCGAGTTCACGCTGGCCCTGCTGGGGATGGCGGTTTACCTGATGGTGGCCGGTGGCGGCAAGTGGTGTATTGATCGCCTTATTTTCAGGGCCTAG
- the coaE gene encoding dephospho-CoA kinase (Dephospho-CoA kinase (CoaE) performs the final step in coenzyme A biosynthesis.) has product MLTIGLTGGIATGKSSVAAFLAEHGAEVIDADQLARAAVAPGTAALQRIVELFGQQALLPDGSLNRQAVRELVFNEPARRQQLEAILHPAIKELALQQIEQARCRGSRVVVYMAPLLIEARATDRVDEIWVVTVRPEVQLARLMARDGCSRQQAEQIIAAQMPLAEKERFGVVVIDNSSSLEETRRQVEAAWQQRIGS; this is encoded by the coding sequence ATGCTGACTATCGGACTGACAGGCGGTATCGCCACCGGCAAGAGCAGTGTTGCGGCATTCCTGGCCGAACATGGTGCAGAGGTGATTGATGCGGATCAGCTTGCCCGCGCTGCGGTGGCACCGGGCACCGCAGCCCTGCAACGGATTGTGGAGCTGTTCGGACAGCAGGCCCTGCTGCCGGATGGCAGCCTGAACCGTCAGGCAGTGCGGGAGTTGGTCTTTAACGAGCCTGCCAGGCGGCAGCAGCTTGAGGCGATCCTGCACCCGGCCATCAAGGAGCTTGCCCTGCAGCAGATTGAGCAGGCACGTTGCCGCGGCTCCCGCGTGGTGGTCTATATGGCACCGCTGCTGATTGAGGCCAGGGCCACCGACCGGGTGGATGAGATCTGGGTGGTAACCGTGCGGCCCGAGGTACAGCTGGCGCGCCTGATGGCCCGCGACGGCTGCAGCAGACAGCAGGCAGAACAGATCATAGCGGCCCAGATGCCGCTGGCAGAAAAAGAACGCTTCGGCGTGGTGGTCATCGACAACAGTTCCAGCCTGGAGGAAACCCGTCGTCAGGTTGAAGCGGCATGGCAGCAAAGGATCGGATCATGA